In Diorhabda sublineata isolate icDioSubl1.1 chromosome 4, icDioSubl1.1, whole genome shotgun sequence, a single window of DNA contains:
- the LOC130443317 gene encoding uncharacterized protein LOC130443317 has translation MISKYINLADKHFHKPGPIEMLIGADIFWNVLCPNQLKLNTNGPVLRETQLGWLVSSKLQGFQISNNIVYNLVKNEGDLYIQDQLSKFFEIESVKTASPWSKEEMDCETQFKDTTIRTQEGRFIVSIPLKASPKILGESLGLAKRRFKSLEQKFSKEYQFSRMYKNFILKYEKLNHMQNIGEESEVNHEDAYYLPHHGILRMHSATTKLRTVFDASARSTSGVSFNELQLKGPVIQDDLVSILLRFRQYKYVVTADIEKMYR, from the coding sequence ATGATAtctaaatatatcaatttggCTGATAAACACTTCCACAAGCCCGGACCAATCGAGATGCTGATAGGTgctgatattttttggaatgttttatgTCCAAACCAATTGAAGTTAAATACAAATGGTCCTGTTTTACGGGAAACTCAGCTTGGATGGTTGGTTTCAAGTAAATTACAAGGctttcaaatttctaataatatagtttataatttggttaaaaatgaaGGTGATTTATATATCCAAGACCAGttatcaaaattctttgaaatagaaAGTGTTAAAACTGCCAGTCCTTGGTCCAAAGAGGAAATGGACTGTGAAACTCAATTTAAAGACACAACAATAAGAACTCAAGAAGGTCGTTTTATTGTATCGATTCCATTGAAAGCAAGTCCAAAAATATTAGGTGAATCTTTAGGTCTAGCCAAAAGAAGATTCAAATCGCTTGAGCAAAAATTCTCAAAAGAATACCAATTCTCAAGAATGTACAAGAATTTTATCCTCAAATATGAAAAGCTCAATCATATGCAAAACATAGGAGAAGAATCTGAAGTAAATCATGAGGATGCCTATTATTTACCGCACCATGGAATTCTACGTATGCATAGCGCAACAACGAAATTAAGGACAGTTTTTGACGCCTCGGCGCGATCTACAAGTGGAGTTTCTTTTAATGAACTTCAGCTAAAAGGACCGGTAATTCAAGATGATTTAGTGTCAATATTATTACGCTTTagacaatataaatatgttgttaccgcggacattgaaaaaatgtaccGTTAG